From a single Ornithorhynchus anatinus isolate Pmale09 chromosome 15, mOrnAna1.pri.v4, whole genome shotgun sequence genomic region:
- the ORNANAV1R3108 gene encoding vomeronasal 1 receptor ornAnaV1R3108 has product MDASEISYGTLILIEIIIGMWRNVILLLVYAPMVFTNHKMNLLDLILAQLALANTIILLTLGIPETMSAWGLRNFLDAVGCKILFYLYRVGRGLAICTTCLLSIFQAISISPGTSRWARVKARLPRSILPSCLFSWVLSLLIDMTALLYMEGPRNITNIEMTFIFKYCSSTSPNTVTTLVNAVVLSLRDLFFVGLMSAASGYMVLLLHRHHQQVQHLHGPGCYPRVMPEVRAAKCVVSLVTLYVLLFGQETVTLSILINMRKKSPHLVNSFKVLSFTFSVISPFLVHNNQRMRMFGRRTSPISNSDSSPAPKEVA; this is encoded by the coding sequence ATGGATGCCAGCGAGATATCCTATGGGACCCTGATTCTAATAGAGATCATTATTGGCATGTGGAGGAATGTCATCCTCCTCCTGGTTTATGCTCCCATGGTCTTCACCAACCACAAGATGAACCTGTTAGACTTGATCCTCGCCCAGCTGGCCTtggccaacaccatcatccttctcacTCTTGGCATCCCAGAGACCATGTCAGCTTGGGGGCTGAGGAACTTCCTGGATGCTGTTGGATGTAAAATCCTCTTCTACCTCTATCGAGTGGGCCGGGGccttgccatctgcaccacctgcctcctgagcatttTTCAAGCCATCTCCATCAGCCCTGGCACCTCCCGGTGGGCAAGAGTCAAAGCCAGATTACCCAGGAGcatcctcccttcctgcctcttctcttgGGTCCTCAGTCTGCTGATAGATATGACTGCACTGCTGTACATGGAGGGACCCCGCAACATCACCAATATTGAAATGACATTCATTTTCAAATACTGCTCCTCCACTAGTCCAAATACAGTCACCACTCTGGTCAATGCCGTGGTCCTCTCCCTGCGGGACCTATTCTTTGTGGGGCTCATGAGCGCagccagcggctacatggtgcTTCTTCTGCACAGACACCACCAGCAGGTCCAGCACCTCCATGGGCCTGGTTGCTACCCCAGGGTGATGCCCGAGGTCCGGGCAGCCAAGTGTGTGGTTTCCCTAGTCACCCTCTATGTCCTCCTCTTTGGGCAAGAGACAGTCACGCTGAGCATTTTAATCAACATGAGGAAAAAATCCCCTCATCTGGTAAATTCTTTCAAGGTGTTGTCCTTTACCTTCTCGGTCATCAGTCCATTTCTGGTTCACAACAACCAGAGGATGAGAATGTTTGGGAGAAGGACATCTCCCATTTCCAACTCTGATTCCTCACCAGCTCCTAAGGAAGTTGCATGA